From Desulfovibrio intestinalis, one genomic window encodes:
- a CDS encoding glutamine synthetase III: MSSPRKKALFKAINTSPVMPTSKEDTGCGVEEGFGRHVFGLATMRKRLPKDVYRKLAKTIRDGERLNPEIADVVANAMKDWAIENGATHYTHWFHPMTGLTAEKHDAFLSPTADGQVISEFSGKMLISGEPDASSFPSGGIRSTFEARGYTAWDPSVPVFIIPAPYGATLHIPTYFYSYSGEALDRKIPLLRSISALSRQALRILRLFGNDSAAYVRAMVGPEQEYFLVDKNLAALRPDLLLAGRTLLGAPSPKGQEMEDHYFGAIPGRVMSFMQDVEKELLALGIPAKTRHNEVAPGQFELAPVYEEANIACDHNMLAMNMMRHLAGRHGFVCLLHEKPFAGVNGSGKHNNWSMGDSDGQNLLNPGTTPQDNAQFLVFLAAVLRAVHKHSTALRLGTVGAGNDHRLGANEAPPAILSVYLGEQLTDVLEGINNGRGSKNKKSGFMEVGVSTLPPLPVDLADRNRTSPFAFTGNKFEFRAVGSSQSVAPVNIVLNAAVACALDDIATELEASISAGTDLNSALQELLPRLFKEHMPVVFNGNGYAESWAEEAARRGLPNHNNTVTALEHYSDPEVMNVFLRHGILTEREIISRQEILLESYCKTICIEGNLMLDMLRTSVLPQCIEAQARAADAVIKTRAVLGEKGADAEEVYFNTLRGHVVALQKGVAELDKAIAKAHSTAGALEEAKVARDCILSAMNQCREHADALESIVDDTLWVLPKYAELLWVH, from the coding sequence ATGAGTTCCCCCCGTAAAAAGGCGTTGTTCAAGGCAATTAATACCTCTCCCGTGATGCCCACCAGCAAAGAAGATACAGGGTGCGGCGTGGAAGAAGGTTTTGGCCGTCATGTATTTGGCCTAGCTACCATGCGCAAACGCCTGCCCAAGGATGTGTACCGCAAGCTGGCCAAGACCATTCGTGATGGTGAACGCCTGAACCCCGAAATTGCCGATGTGGTGGCCAATGCCATGAAAGATTGGGCCATTGAAAACGGCGCAACCCACTACACCCACTGGTTTCATCCCATGACTGGCCTGACGGCTGAAAAGCATGATGCTTTCTTGTCGCCCACTGCAGACGGCCAGGTTATCAGTGAGTTTTCGGGCAAAATGCTTATCAGCGGTGAACCCGATGCTTCCTCTTTTCCTTCCGGCGGCATCCGTTCAACCTTTGAAGCACGCGGCTATACAGCGTGGGATCCTTCTGTTCCCGTGTTTATAATTCCCGCTCCTTACGGGGCAACGCTGCATATCCCCACGTACTTCTATTCTTACTCCGGCGAGGCGCTGGACCGCAAAATTCCCTTGTTGCGCTCCATTTCAGCCTTGTCCAGGCAGGCCCTGCGCATACTGCGTCTCTTCGGCAACGACTCAGCCGCCTATGTGCGCGCCATGGTTGGACCGGAGCAAGAGTATTTTCTGGTAGATAAAAACCTTGCGGCGCTGCGTCCTGACCTGCTGCTGGCAGGCCGCACGCTGCTGGGTGCTCCTTCTCCTAAAGGCCAGGAAATGGAAGATCACTACTTCGGCGCAATTCCAGGCCGTGTAATGAGCTTCATGCAGGACGTGGAAAAGGAACTGCTGGCTCTGGGTATTCCCGCCAAAACCAGACATAACGAAGTGGCTCCTGGTCAGTTCGAGCTGGCCCCTGTTTACGAAGAAGCAAACATTGCCTGCGACCACAACATGCTCGCAATGAACATGATGCGTCATTTGGCAGGCAGGCACGGCTTTGTATGCCTGCTGCACGAAAAACCCTTTGCTGGTGTGAACGGAAGCGGCAAGCACAACAACTGGTCCATGGGTGACTCCGATGGCCAGAACCTGCTCAATCCTGGCACCACACCGCAGGACAACGCTCAATTCCTGGTCTTTTTGGCCGCGGTTCTGCGTGCGGTACACAAGCACAGTACGGCGCTGCGCCTTGGCACTGTGGGCGCTGGCAATGACCATCGTCTTGGCGCCAACGAAGCGCCCCCGGCCATTTTGTCTGTCTATCTTGGCGAACAGCTTACCGACGTGCTGGAAGGCATCAACAATGGCCGTGGTTCCAAAAACAAAAAAAGTGGCTTCATGGAAGTAGGGGTCTCGACCCTGCCGCCTCTGCCTGTTGACCTTGCTGACCGCAACCGGACGAGTCCCTTTGCTTTCACGGGCAACAAGTTTGAATTCCGTGCGGTGGGTTCTTCGCAGTCGGTGGCTCCGGTGAACATAGTGCTCAATGCCGCTGTGGCCTGCGCCCTGGACGACATTGCCACTGAACTTGAGGCGTCCATTTCTGCAGGTACGGATTTGAATTCCGCCTTGCAGGAACTGCTTCCCCGTCTGTTCAAGGAGCACATGCCCGTGGTCTTCAACGGCAACGGCTATGCGGAATCCTGGGCTGAAGAAGCCGCTCGTCGCGGCTTGCCTAACCATAACAACACAGTAACCGCGCTGGAGCACTACAGTGACCCAGAAGTCATGAACGTCTTCCTGCGCCACGGCATCCTTACCGAACGCGAAATCATTTCGCGCCAGGAAATATTGCTGGAAAGTTACTGCAAAACCATATGCATTGAAGGCAATCTTATGCTCGACATGCTGCGTACGTCCGTACTGCCCCAGTGCATTGAAGCACAGGCTCGCGCCGCCGATGCGGTCATTAAAACCAGAGCCGTGCTGGGTGAAAAGGGTGCAGATGCGGAAGAAGTGTACTTCAATACTCTGCGCGGTCATGTTGTAGCTTTGCAAAAGGGCGTAGCCGAGTTGGACAAGGCTATTGCCAAAGCCCACAGCACCGCAGGTGCTCTTGAAGAGGCCAAAGTGGCACGCGATTGCATTCTTTCAGCCATGAACCAATGCCGTGAACACGCCGATGCCCTTGAAAGCATTGTGGACGACACCCTGTGGGTGCTGCCCAAGTACGCAGAGCTGTTGTGGGTGCATTAG
- the dapF gene encoding diaminopimelate epimerase, translated as MAATLRFTKMQGIGNDYVYVNGFEERVDSPSELAKKISDRHFGVGSDGLVLILPSASADVRMRMFNADGSEAEMCGNAVRCVGKYVYDHGIQVKDVITVETGAGVKVVRLLFEAGEVCGATVDMGEPELTPARIPVLTEASTDGGQQRFVAHPVDVDGQLYEITAVSMGNPHAVIFMKGIDELDLPRIGPNFEHHPLFPKRTNTEFVEVISSNKVRMRVWERGAGETLACGTGACAVAVACVLNGYTGRDVDVELKGGTLQIHWDESSNHVYMTGGAVTVFAGEYHI; from the coding sequence ATGGCTGCGACATTGCGCTTTACGAAGATGCAGGGCATCGGCAATGACTATGTCTATGTCAATGGCTTTGAAGAGCGCGTTGACAGCCCCAGTGAACTCGCCAAAAAAATAAGTGACCGCCATTTTGGTGTCGGCTCTGACGGACTTGTGCTCATTTTGCCTTCAGCTTCAGCCGATGTGCGTATGCGCATGTTCAATGCAGACGGCTCTGAAGCTGAAATGTGCGGCAACGCGGTACGGTGCGTGGGCAAATATGTGTACGACCACGGCATCCAGGTTAAGGATGTAATCACTGTTGAAACGGGAGCAGGCGTAAAAGTTGTGCGCCTGTTATTTGAAGCGGGCGAAGTTTGTGGCGCTACAGTCGATATGGGAGAACCCGAGCTGACCCCCGCAAGAATTCCCGTGCTTACAGAAGCCTCAACAGACGGTGGGCAGCAGCGCTTTGTGGCCCATCCCGTAGATGTGGATGGCCAGCTGTACGAAATTACTGCCGTTTCTATGGGAAATCCGCACGCTGTCATTTTCATGAAGGGTATTGACGAACTGGATCTGCCTCGCATCGGCCCGAATTTCGAACACCACCCCTTGTTCCCCAAACGCACCAATACGGAATTTGTTGAGGTCATCTCTTCCAACAAAGTACGGATGCGCGTATGGGAGCGCGGTGCAGGAGAAACTCTTGCCTGCGGAACTGGCGCATGCGCCGTCGCAGTTGCCTGCGTTCTCAATGGCTACACTGGTCGCGATGTGGATGTTGAACTTAAGGGCGGCACCCTGCAAATTCATTGGGACGAAAGCAGTAACCATGTGTACATGACCGGCGGCGCTGTAACCGTGTTTGCCGGCGAATATCATATCTGA
- a CDS encoding LL-diaminopimelate aminotransferase, producing MTTVNTNFLKLQSNYLFADIARKVSTFKEANPDKRVISLGIGDVTRPLVPAVVNALHKAVDEMGDAAHFHGYGPEQGYAFLRDIIVQYDYKARGVNLSADEVFVSDGAKPDVGNFQELFAQDSIVAVTDPVYPVYVDSNVMAGRSGEMTGKQWSSIVYLPCVKENDFVPDFPKTRPDMIYLCYPNNPTGTVLSRAALQGWVDYARREGCVILYDSAYEAFITDADIPHTIYELDGAEEVAVEFRSFSKTAGFTGLRCAYTVVPKALQISDGKGGKIGLNGLWNRRQCTKYNGCPYIVQRAAEAVYSEQGRKEIMGVIAGYQRNATMLRSAVSEMGLSVYGGVNAPYIWVRVPSDTDSWGFFDKLLQQAALVCTPGAGFGASGEGYVRLTAFGSPEDTEEAIKRLRSLC from the coding sequence ATGACTACCGTAAACACCAATTTTCTCAAGCTGCAAAGTAATTACCTTTTTGCCGATATTGCCCGCAAGGTGTCCACCTTCAAGGAAGCCAACCCGGACAAGCGCGTCATCAGCCTGGGCATCGGCGACGTTACGCGCCCCCTTGTGCCTGCCGTTGTCAACGCTTTGCATAAGGCAGTGGACGAAATGGGCGATGCCGCTCACTTCCACGGCTACGGTCCAGAGCAGGGCTATGCCTTTTTGCGCGATATCATTGTGCAATATGACTACAAAGCGCGCGGCGTGAACCTCAGTGCAGACGAAGTGTTTGTCAGTGATGGAGCCAAGCCCGACGTTGGCAATTTTCAGGAGCTTTTTGCTCAGGACAGCATTGTTGCGGTAACCGATCCGGTGTACCCTGTATATGTTGATTCCAATGTTATGGCCGGACGTTCCGGTGAAATGACAGGCAAGCAGTGGAGCAGCATTGTTTACCTGCCCTGCGTGAAGGAAAATGATTTCGTGCCTGATTTTCCCAAAACCCGGCCCGATATGATCTACCTTTGCTATCCCAACAACCCCACAGGAACGGTACTTTCGCGAGCCGCGCTGCAGGGTTGGGTCGATTATGCCAGGCGTGAAGGCTGCGTCATTCTATACGACTCTGCTTATGAGGCTTTTATTACCGATGCCGACATCCCCCACACCATCTATGAACTTGATGGCGCGGAAGAAGTGGCTGTAGAATTTCGCAGCTTCTCAAAAACCGCCGGATTCACTGGCTTGCGTTGCGCCTATACTGTCGTGCCCAAGGCATTGCAAATCAGCGATGGCAAGGGCGGCAAGATAGGCCTGAACGGGCTGTGGAATCGCCGTCAGTGCACCAAGTACAATGGCTGCCCCTACATCGTACAGCGCGCGGCTGAAGCCGTGTACAGCGAACAGGGCCGGAAGGAAATTATGGGGGTTATTGCTGGCTACCAGCGTAATGCTACCATGTTGCGCTCTGCTGTAAGCGAGATGGGACTTTCTGTGTACGGTGGCGTAAATGCTCCCTATATCTGGGTGCGCGTGCCAAGCGATACAGACTCTTGGGGATTCTTTGACAAACTGTTGCAACAGGCCGCCCTTGTTTGCACCCCTGGCGCGGGCTTTGGCGCTTCCGGCGAAGGCTATGTGCGCCTGACGGCCTTTGGGTCGCCCGAAGATACTGAAGAAGCCATCAAGCGCCTGCGCAGTTTGTGCTGA
- a CDS encoding DMT family transporter: protein MNKQLKAYSFLVMAMSIAGSAVVAGKLIISDVPIFLAAELGILFSLPFLFFPALRQGKSMWPSDSRTHMILLAQAVFGVVLYRIFMFWGLKYTSATAAGLVGSTAPVLIVILAVFVLCEKLSVPRIVGALCVSIGISVMNILPFLDDSTEAANAFMGNSLVMIAVFCEALFSVMSKSRCQPMSALLRAAIVSLYAFLCLLPLALYDACHYDFAQITTPSLLCLAYYGFFVSFLSYVFWFKGVASVPAGIAGLFTGFVPLSSVFFSRLILGEEITQAHWIGLFFVLTGIVYPCVPKHFLKYNPLKCIRKKYSCSSRLTLKWSIFKR, encoded by the coding sequence ATGAATAAACAATTAAAGGCGTATTCCTTTCTCGTCATGGCCATGTCCATTGCTGGAAGTGCTGTTGTGGCTGGCAAGCTTATTATTTCAGATGTGCCCATTTTTCTTGCTGCAGAGTTGGGAATTCTTTTCAGTCTTCCATTTTTGTTTTTTCCTGCGTTGCGCCAAGGCAAAAGCATGTGGCCATCTGACAGCAGGACACACATGATTCTTTTGGCGCAAGCAGTTTTTGGTGTTGTGCTTTACCGGATATTCATGTTCTGGGGATTGAAGTATACATCGGCAACTGCGGCAGGGCTTGTTGGCAGCACAGCTCCTGTTCTTATAGTTATTTTGGCTGTTTTTGTTCTCTGTGAAAAGTTGTCTGTGCCACGCATTGTTGGCGCATTATGCGTTTCGATTGGCATATCAGTCATGAATATTCTTCCATTTCTTGATGATTCAACAGAGGCCGCCAACGCCTTTATGGGTAACAGTCTGGTAATGATTGCAGTTTTTTGCGAAGCTTTATTTTCCGTTATGAGCAAGTCACGCTGCCAGCCCATGTCTGCCCTGCTTCGGGCGGCCATCGTTTCTCTTTATGCATTTCTCTGCTTGTTACCATTGGCGTTGTATGATGCATGCCATTATGATTTTGCACAGATAACAACCCCGTCATTACTGTGTCTGGCTTACTACGGTTTTTTTGTTTCCTTTCTTTCGTATGTATTTTGGTTCAAAGGCGTTGCCAGCGTGCCCGCTGGAATAGCAGGCTTGTTCACTGGGTTTGTACCCCTGAGCAGCGTGTTCTTTTCCAGGTTGATTCTTGGTGAAGAAATCACTCAGGCACACTGGATTGGCCTGTTTTTTGTTCTTACCGGCATCGTATATCCATGCGTGCCAAAGCACTTTTTGAAATATAATCCCCTAAAGTGTATAAGAAAAAAATATTCCTGTTCGAGTAGATTAACTTTGAAATGGTCCATATTTAAAAGATGA
- a CDS encoding PLP-dependent aminotransferase family protein, which translates to MWFTPDKKNELPIFRQLYEKIKFLIHSGILKENEKLPSSRFLSKDLGIARSTVLEAYDQLIAEGYLETRQGSGTRVVPGLVALPPPAFDDSKALSAFGGCRIDEVQSENIINFRSGIPDLEAFSQKEWGKIYARVCGALPSSSFRYCGPEGVWALREAISAYLFRMRGLKVSPHRVMITSGSTQGLAMISRLLRKTGEYIFAEDPAHIGMVEVVSRAGLHVQGVPVDEKGMDVSALQRSHAQQSSSNLAFVYTTPSHQYPLGAILPVQRRQSLVRFAREKQCYIIEDDYDSEFRHEGAPTSALYELAPEVVIYLGSFSKILAPALRLGFAIIPEHMICDWKAEKMYTDVHTEALTQHTLAEFLNSGGLERHTWKMKKLYARKRNHALACLKKVFGGAVSVSGQANGLHFVAAFPGLVFTDDLVNNLYEHGVKVIPVDKYSLSRSSKHAHKIILGYSHLPHEEISKGLETIKKITGYAC; encoded by the coding sequence ATGTGGTTTACCCCGGACAAAAAAAATGAGCTGCCGATTTTCCGGCAGCTCTATGAAAAAATAAAGTTTCTCATTCATTCTGGCATATTAAAGGAAAATGAAAAACTGCCTTCAAGCCGCTTTCTCAGTAAAGATCTGGGTATTGCGCGTAGTACCGTTTTGGAGGCCTACGATCAGCTGATTGCCGAGGGCTACCTGGAAACCCGCCAGGGTTCAGGAACCAGAGTTGTGCCAGGTCTGGTTGCGCTGCCACCGCCTGCTTTTGATGACAGCAAGGCACTCAGCGCATTTGGAGGCTGCCGTATAGATGAGGTACAGAGCGAGAATATTATAAATTTTCGCTCAGGCATTCCTGACCTTGAGGCTTTTTCGCAAAAAGAGTGGGGGAAGATTTACGCACGCGTATGTGGAGCACTGCCCTCATCTTCTTTTCGCTATTGTGGGCCAGAAGGAGTGTGGGCACTGCGAGAGGCTATTTCCGCGTATCTTTTCAGAATGCGCGGACTTAAAGTATCACCTCACCGCGTGATGATAACATCTGGCTCAACGCAAGGCTTGGCAATGATTTCCCGGCTTTTGCGTAAAACGGGTGAATACATATTTGCGGAGGATCCGGCACATATAGGAATGGTGGAGGTTGTCAGTCGCGCAGGGTTGCATGTGCAAGGTGTTCCAGTGGACGAGAAGGGAATGGACGTATCAGCCCTGCAACGTTCGCATGCGCAGCAATCCAGCTCAAACCTGGCCTTTGTTTATACCACGCCTTCGCACCAATACCCTTTAGGGGCAATCTTGCCCGTTCAGCGTCGCCAAAGTCTTGTGCGCTTTGCCCGTGAAAAGCAGTGCTATATTATAGAAGATGACTACGACAGCGAATTCCGCCACGAGGGAGCCCCCACAAGCGCGCTCTATGAACTTGCTCCAGAAGTGGTGATCTACCTGGGTTCCTTTAGCAAAATCCTTGCGCCTGCCTTACGTCTTGGCTTCGCTATTATCCCCGAACACATGATTTGCGACTGGAAAGCAGAAAAGATGTACACTGATGTGCATACCGAAGCCCTTACACAACACACGCTTGCAGAGTTTCTTAACAGTGGAGGCCTTGAACGGCATACTTGGAAGATGAAAAAACTATATGCACGTAAAAGAAATCATGCATTAGCTTGCTTAAAAAAGGTTTTTGGCGGTGCTGTATCTGTCAGTGGGCAGGCGAATGGCCTTCACTTTGTTGCAGCTTTTCCTGGTCTCGTTTTTACTGATGACCTAGTAAATAATCTCTACGAGCACGGGGTAAAGGTAATTCCTGTTGATAAATACTCTCTGAGTCGCAGCAGCAAGCATGCCCATAAAATTATCTTGGGATATTCACATCTGCCCCATGAAGAAATATCAAAAGGCCTTGAAACTATTAAAAAGATAACCGGGTATGCATGCTGA
- the gdhA gene encoding NADP-specific glutamate dehydrogenase produces the protein MSYVQRVMNNLQDRYAYEPVFLQAVQEVLQSLQAVLDRNPQYERNKILERIVEPERTISFRVQWVDDSGQVQVNKGFRVQYNSAIGPYKGGLRFHPSVNQGILKFLGFEQIFKNSLTGLAIGGGKGGADFDPKGKSDMEIMRFCQAFMNELFHHIGATIDVPAGDIGVGGREVGYLYGQYKRITRSYEGVLTGKNLLFGGSLARTEATGYGAVYFAQSMLDARGKSLEDRTCVVSGAGNVAIYCCEKLYQVGAKPVTVSDSRGMIHDAEGIKVDVLKQVKEVERESLSRYAELVPSAVYTPVSSYPEGRNAVWSVPCFAAFPCATQNELNLEDAKTLLANGCHCVAEGANMPSTLDAMHAFLDAGICYGPAKAANAGGVATSQLEMAQNASMQSWTFEAVDNKLRQIMNNIYINAAETAAEYGAPGNLVVGANIAGFRKVANAMIAQGV, from the coding sequence ATGTCCTACGTTCAGCGCGTCATGAACAATCTTCAAGATCGATATGCCTACGAACCCGTTTTTCTTCAGGCTGTACAAGAAGTTTTGCAAAGTTTGCAGGCTGTGCTGGACAGAAATCCTCAGTACGAACGCAATAAAATCCTTGAACGCATTGTGGAGCCTGAGCGCACCATTTCTTTTCGCGTTCAGTGGGTAGATGACAGTGGTCAGGTACAGGTCAATAAAGGCTTTCGAGTTCAATACAACTCTGCCATTGGCCCCTATAAAGGCGGGCTGCGTTTTCACCCCAGCGTGAATCAGGGGATTTTGAAATTTTTGGGTTTTGAGCAGATATTCAAAAATTCACTCACTGGTCTCGCCATTGGCGGGGGCAAAGGCGGTGCGGATTTCGACCCCAAGGGCAAATCCGACATGGAAATCATGCGCTTTTGCCAGGCCTTTATGAATGAGCTTTTCCACCATATCGGAGCCACCATCGACGTGCCGGCTGGCGACATTGGCGTGGGCGGGCGTGAGGTCGGTTATCTTTATGGTCAGTATAAACGCATCACCCGAAGCTATGAAGGCGTGTTGACGGGCAAAAATCTGCTTTTTGGCGGTTCGCTTGCGCGTACTGAAGCCACTGGTTATGGCGCCGTGTATTTTGCCCAGAGTATGCTGGACGCCAGAGGCAAGAGCCTGGAAGACAGAACGTGCGTGGTTTCCGGCGCGGGTAACGTGGCCATTTATTGCTGCGAAAAGCTTTACCAGGTTGGGGCCAAGCCTGTTACCGTGTCCGATTCGCGCGGTATGATTCATGACGCAGAAGGCATCAAAGTGGACGTGCTCAAGCAGGTAAAAGAAGTTGAGCGTGAGTCTTTGAGCCGTTACGCGGAGCTGGTGCCTTCTGCTGTGTACACTCCTGTGAGCAGCTACCCCGAGGGCCGTAATGCCGTCTGGTCTGTCCCCTGCTTTGCGGCCTTCCCATGTGCTACTCAGAACGAATTGAACCTTGAGGACGCCAAAACCCTGCTCGCCAATGGTTGCCACTGCGTGGCCGAGGGCGCGAATATGCCTTCGACCCTGGATGCCATGCATGCCTTCCTTGACGCTGGCATCTGCTATGGGCCTGCCAAGGCGGCCAATGCTGGCGGCGTTGCCACCAGCCAGCTTGAAATGGCCCAAAACGCCAGCATGCAGAGCTGGACTTTTGAAGCCGTGGACAACAAGCTGCGCCAGATCATGAATAATATTTATATCAACGCTGCTGAAACCGCTGCAGAATATGGCGCTCCTGGCAACCTTGTTGTTGGAGCCAACATCGCCGGCTTCCGCAAAGTTGCAAACGCTATGATTGCACAAGGCGTGTAG
- a CDS encoding dihydrolipoyl dehydrogenase family protein, which yields MSKFDVVIIGGGPGGAKAARVLADGGASVAIVESAHWGGVCLNCGCIPTKMLLGATAPQGLLHGLERQRVAKGTIEVDYDALQKRIQRFTRGSAQALTKGLEQAGVALFNGHARCTGAHHVEVLADDGTVSATLEARRIILAAGSRSAAFPGLRPDNDAILDSTALLAIPAVPASLIVVGAGAIGLEMADFFNAMGTKVTVVEAAPHIAPTEDADIAAEMQKLFGKKGITCISGVKAASLLTRGDQAVLTLEDGRELFAEKALVAVGRVPNTENLGAEKADCGLNPRGFVSVNEYLMASPTVYAIGDVNGQTLLAHAAEHQGTYVARHILEMEQAPYNSGPVPSCVYGSLEIMRVGITERQALAEGGEIGVSSAQLMTNAIAQAGGDACGFVKVVWQNGKVAGIAALGHGVSHLVTVAQLLLLGQYCGERLHHFMFAHPTLDEILHTALEAPPKKIG from the coding sequence ATGAGCAAATTTGATGTGGTTATTATTGGTGGTGGTCCAGGCGGGGCCAAGGCTGCCCGCGTTTTGGCTGATGGAGGCGCAAGCGTAGCCATCGTAGAAAGCGCCCACTGGGGCGGCGTGTGCCTGAATTGTGGTTGTATTCCCACCAAGATGCTGCTTGGAGCCACCGCACCGCAAGGGTTGCTGCACGGTCTTGAACGCCAGCGTGTTGCAAAAGGTACGATTGAGGTAGACTACGATGCCCTTCAAAAACGTATCCAAAGATTTACCCGAGGTTCAGCTCAGGCCTTGACCAAGGGGCTTGAACAGGCAGGAGTTGCCTTATTCAATGGACATGCTCGCTGCACTGGAGCGCATCATGTTGAAGTACTCGCTGATGATGGCACGGTAAGCGCCACCCTTGAGGCTCGGCGCATCATTTTGGCTGCCGGCTCCCGGTCTGCCGCTTTTCCCGGTCTTCGCCCCGATAATGACGCCATACTGGACAGCACCGCCCTGCTTGCCATACCCGCAGTGCCTGCAAGCCTCATCGTTGTTGGAGCAGGAGCTATTGGCCTTGAAATGGCTGACTTTTTTAACGCGATGGGTACCAAGGTTACTGTTGTGGAAGCTGCACCACACATTGCGCCCACTGAGGATGCAGATATTGCTGCAGAGATGCAAAAACTTTTTGGCAAGAAAGGCATTACCTGCATAAGCGGTGTTAAAGCAGCTTCATTGCTCACTCGCGGCGATCAAGCGGTTCTCACTCTGGAAGACGGACGTGAGTTGTTTGCAGAAAAGGCCCTTGTGGCCGTTGGCCGTGTTCCCAATACTGAAAACCTTGGCGCTGAAAAAGCGGACTGCGGCTTGAATCCGCGCGGGTTCGTGAGCGTAAATGAATACCTTATGGCTTCGCCAACGGTTTACGCCATAGGCGACGTTAACGGGCAGACTCTTTTGGCCCACGCTGCCGAACATCAAGGAACATATGTTGCGAGACACATTCTCGAGATGGAACAGGCTCCTTATAATTCTGGCCCTGTCCCGTCATGCGTGTATGGCAGCCTTGAAATCATGCGCGTGGGAATAACTGAGCGTCAGGCATTGGCAGAGGGTGGAGAAATTGGTGTTTCAAGTGCTCAGTTGATGACGAATGCCATTGCTCAGGCTGGTGGCGATGCCTGCGGCTTTGTAAAAGTGGTATGGCAAAACGGCAAAGTTGCTGGCATTGCAGCTTTAGGTCACGGTGTTTCGCATCTTGTGACAGTAGCCCAGCTTTTACTGCTTGGTCAGTATTGTGGAGAGCGTCTGCACCATTTCATGTTCGCGCATCCAACGTTGGATGAAATTTTGCACACTGCTCTTGAGGCGCCGCCAAAAAAGATCGGCTGA
- a CDS encoding transglutaminase-like cysteine peptidase: MKTNRLLRFSLITALPLAVVFLLVALTARYFLPLPATAAQNTASGIVAGGLVGDDYAPERPISTTLDKVDQIQPSSLEGFTRQPPAPASNKQQTPRPGKKNAPSNQEGVGQPNESRDALQDSENTARQDDGKASPQDQGNAAPEDEGDDVVPASHDKVDVPTADSASATSSSDFSKEQVGTSGNKVQLFGTVEFKRPLSSLPGWLTLLKRNAKDPIFIPGKYFKKSVTWDNFKEKAKGKSPMDLLRYVNSFWNTWPYKEDIVNWGVEDYWAIPAEFLKKSGDCEDYAIVKYFTLKELGIPAENMRIVVVRDTVRNLAHAVLAVYLNGDAYILDNLSNAVLSHSRIRQYSPQYSVNEVGRWAHLKGRKVK, from the coding sequence ATGAAAACTAACCGACTGCTGCGTTTTTCACTGATAACAGCACTGCCTTTGGCTGTGGTGTTCTTGCTGGTGGCTTTAACGGCACGGTATTTTCTTCCTCTTCCGGCAACGGCAGCACAAAACACTGCCTCAGGAATTGTTGCTGGCGGGCTTGTTGGCGACGATTATGCGCCCGAGCGTCCTATTTCGACCACTTTGGACAAGGTTGATCAAATTCAGCCTTCTTCGCTCGAGGGTTTTACCCGGCAGCCTCCAGCCCCAGCATCAAACAAGCAACAAACGCCTCGCCCAGGAAAAAAGAATGCCCCTAGCAATCAGGAGGGCGTCGGGCAGCCGAATGAAAGCCGTGATGCGCTGCAAGACAGTGAGAACACAGCCCGTCAGGATGACGGCAAAGCGTCGCCTCAGGACCAGGGAAATGCCGCTCCTGAAGATGAAGGCGATGACGTTGTTCCCGCTTCTCATGATAAAGTTGACGTTCCAACAGCCGATTCAGCTTCCGCCACAAGTTCAAGTGATTTCTCAAAGGAGCAGGTCGGCACTTCTGGCAATAAGGTTCAGCTTTTTGGAACCGTAGAATTTAAAAGACCTCTTTCATCGCTGCCCGGTTGGCTTACTCTGCTGAAACGTAATGCAAAAGATCCTATTTTTATTCCCGGAAAATATTTTAAAAAAAGTGTCACCTGGGACAATTTCAAAGAAAAAGCCAAGGGTAAAAGCCCTATGGATCTACTCCGTTACGTTAACTCTTTCTGGAATACCTGGCCCTATAAAGAGGATATCGTAAACTGGGGAGTAGAGGACTACTGGGCAATACCAGCAGAGTTCCTGAAAAAATCTGGTGACTGCGAAGATTATGCTATAGTTAAGTATTTTACCCTTAAAGAATTGGGCATTCCAGCCGAAAATATGCGTATCGTGGTCGTGCGCGATACCGTGCGCAACCTGGCGCATGCCGTTCTGGCGGTATACTTGAATGGCGACGCCTATATACTTGATAACCTCAGTAATGCCGTCTTGTCACACAGCCGGATCAGGCAGTACAGCCCACAGTATTCGGTCAATGAAGTAGGCCGTTGGGCGCACCTTAAAGGTCGCAAGGTAAAGTAG